The region GTCGGAAGCGATTGTGACGGCGGGTGGAATCAAGGCGGGGGCTCTGCTGGTTGAGGATGGACGGATTGTGGGCGGATGCGGGATCGATGAGATTCCGGGAGATGTCATGCGGGTGGAGCATGGCAAGATGGCGCTGCTGCCAGGGCTGGTGGACTCGCATGTGCATATCAATGAGCCGGGGCGTGGGGATTGGGAAGGGTTTGAGACGGCTACGCAGGCGGCGGCGGCGGGTGGGTATACGACGCTGGTCGATATGCCTCTGAATGGGCTGCCGGAGACGACGAACGTTCCGGCGCTGGAGGCGAAGAGAGCTGCGGCTGAGGGTCACTGTGTGGTGGATTGGGCGGCGTGGGGTGGATGTGTTGCGGATAACCAGGGGGAGCTTGAGGGGCTGGCAGCCGCTGGGGTCTGCGGGTTCAAATGCTTTCTGGTTTATCCCGGATGCGAGGGGTTCACGATGGTGGATCAGGCGCAACTGGAGGCCGCGTTGCCGGCGATTGCGAGGACGGGGTTGCCGCTGCTGGTGCATGCGGAGCTGCAGGGGCCGATCGATGAGGCCGCGGAGGGGTTGAAGGATAAAGACTGGCGGAGCTACTCGACTTACCTGGCGAGCCGGCCGGATGAGGCGGAGGTGGCGGCGGTGCGGATGTTGATTGGGCTCTGCAGGAAGTATGGGTTCAGGCTGCATATCGTGCATCTGGCTACTGGGCTGGCGCTGGAGATGCTGCGGGAGGCCAAGGCGGAAGGACTGCCGGTGACGGTCGAGACCTGTCCGCACTATCTGTATTTTTCTGCGGAGCGAGTGCCTTACGGGAGCACGGTGCACAAGTGTGCGCCGCCGATCCGGAGTGAGCGGAACAGGGAGTTACTTTGGCAGGGGTTGCGGGATGGGGTGATCGACTTGGTGGCAACGGATCACTCGCCTTGTCCGGCGGAGATGAAGCGGATGGATGTGGGGCGGTTCGATCTGGCGTGGGGTGGGATTGCAAGCCTGAGCGTGGCGCTGCCGGTGATGTTTACGGAGGCTGTGCGGCGAGGCTTTGGGCTGGGCGACGTGATGCGTTGGATGGGTACGGCTCCGGCGAAGCTGGCGGGGCTGGAGGATCGGGTGGGGTCGCTGGGTGCAGGGCGTGAGGCGACGTTCGTGGTGTTCGACATGGAGGCCGAGTGGTTGATCGGCGTGAACGATCTTTATTTTCGGCACAAGGTTTCGCCTTATCTTGGCGAACGGGTGAAGGGGCGCGTGATGGAGACGTGGGTGCGGGGGCAGAGGGTGTTTGAGTATGGTGCGGGCTTTGCGGAGGGTCGCACAGGACGGGAGTTGCGGCTATGCTGAACGGACCTGCGATGAATGAGATTCTGGCGAGATGGAACGAGATGGATGAGGTCTCGGCTGAGGCCGAGGTGCTGCCGTGCAATGGGTCTACGGCGTGGGCCCAGGGGCTGGCGCATGGGCGGCCTTATGCGGACGAGACTGCGGTGTATGCGGCTTCAGAAAAGGTCTGGCTGGGGTTGACGCAGGATGATTGGCTCGCAGCGTTTGCGACGCATCCCCGGATTGGGGAGAAGCATGCGGCGGCCTCAGCGAAGGCTCTTGCATGGTCAAGCTCTGAGCAGCGTGAGGCGATGGCGGGCGAGGCGTATGAGGCTGAGTTACTGGCTGAGGGTAACCGCGAGTACGAGGCCAAGTTCGGGCGAACGTTTTTGATCTGTGCGAGTGGGCGGTCGAAGCGCGAGATTCTTGAAATGCTGAAGGCGCGGATGAGTTCGACGGAAGAGGAAGAGATGAATGAGGCGGCGGAGCAGCAGAAGCAGATTACGCGGCTGCGGCTGCAGCGCTGGCTGAGGGGAGAGTGATGGGGATCTCGACGCATATTCTGGATACGGCCGTGGGACGGCCTGCGAGTGGAGTGGCGGTGGGCTTGTCGCTCCTTGAGGGTGAAGAATGGCGCACACTGCGGACCGAGACGACGGACGCGGACGGGCGGTGCAAAGCGATGCTGGCGGAGGGTGAGGCGCTGACGGTGGGGGTGTATCGTCTGCGGTTCGCGACGGCGACTTATTATGAGGCACAGGGGTTGAGCGGGCTCTACCCTTTCGTTGAGATTGCTTTTGAGGTACGGGATGCGGGGCAGCACTTCCATATTCCACTGCTGCTGACTGCGAACGGCTATACGACTTATCGAGGTTCCTGATGGCTGAGTTGACGGATGCGAAGTTTGAAATTGTGGCGAACCGGTATGGGAAGTCGAAGGTTCGGCTGCTGAAGGTGACACGTGCAGAGGGGCGCAGCGACGTTCATGAGTGGACGGTGCAGGTGCTGCTGCGCGGGGACTTTGAGACGGCGCATACGGTTGGAGATAACTCGAAGATCGTGACGACGGACACGATGAAGAACACGGTGTACTCGCTGGCGCGGTGGTCCTCTGCGACGACGATGGAGGAGTTTGCGGAGGAGCTGATTGAGCATCTGCTGCGGCGCAATGAGCAGGTGAGTTCAGTGCGGGTGCATATTGAGGCTGCGCTGTGGAAGCGGCTGACAGTGGATGGGAAAGAACATCCGGATACGTTCATGCGCGGCAGCAACGAGGTGCAGACAGCAACGGTGGAACAGGCTCGGGCTGGGGAAAAGAAGTTCATTGCGGGCTTTGCGAATCTGCAGTTGCTGAAGACGGCGAACTCGGCGTTCAGCGGCTTTCAGCGGGATGAGTTGACGACGCTGCCGGAGACGCGGGACCGGGTGTTTGGGACGGCGGTGGATGCGAAGTGGACCTACAGCGGTCCGGTGGAGTTTGCTGCAATGCGCAAGGCAGCGCGTGAGGTGATGCTGAAGGTGTTTGCGGACCATATGAGCGAGAGCGTGCAGCATACGCTGTATGCGATGGCGGATGCGGCGCTGGAGGCTGTGGCGGAGATCACGGAGATCGAGCTGGCGATGCCGAACAAGCATTGCCTGCTGGTGGATCTATCGAAGTTTGGGCAGGACAATCCGAACCAGATCTTTGTGCCGACCGATGAGCCGCATGGGTACATCGAAGCCCGGGTACGGCGCAAGTGAGTGCGGCGGCTGAGCGAGTGGTGGCTCGGTGCCGGGAGCTGGCGCTGATCAGCGATGTGCCTGGCGAGACGACGCGGACGTTTCTTTCTCCGGCGATGCATGCTGCAAACGATCTGGTTGCGAAGTGGATGCGGGAGGCTGGGCTTGCGGTGTCGATGGACGCTGTGGGGAATCTGCGTGGGGTGATGGGGAGCGGGCCGCGGGTGGTGATGGCCTCGCACCTGGATACGGTGGTGAACGCGGGAGCATTCGATGGGCCGCTGGGGGTGATGGTCGCTGTGGCAGCCGTGGAAGAGTTGCGAGCTGTGGCGCTTTCTTTTGCCGTGGAAGTGATTGCTTTTTCGGAGGAAGAAGGGGTTCGATTCAGTACGCCTTTTTTGGGGTCGAGGGCGGTTGTGGAGACGCTGGATGAGGCCGCGCTGGGGCTTACGGACGCTGGCGGCGTGAGTGTGGCTCAGGCGATTCGTGGTTACGGGCTGGAGGTAGAGCGATTGAGTGAGGCTCGGCTGGCGAAGGAGGCGTTCGCTTACTTTGAGGTACATATCGAGCAGGGACCGGTGCTCGAGGCCGAGGGACGTGCGGTGGCTGCGGTGACGGCAATTGCGGGGCAGACTCGGCTGCGAGTGCGGTTTGAGGGGCAGGCGAATCATGCGGGGACTACGCCCATGAGGCTGCGGAAGGATGCGCTGGCGACGGCGGCTGAATGGATCGGGCTGGTGGAGGCTGAGGGCTTGAAGGTGGAGGGTTTGGTGGCTACGGTGGGGGCGATCATCGCGGAGCCTGGGCTGGGGAATGTGGTGCCGGGAGTGGTGACGGCTTCGTTGGATGTGCGTCATGCGGTGGATTCAGTGAGAGTGACGGCGGTAGCTCAGTTGCTTGGCGCGGCTGATGACGTGGCAGCTCGGCGCGGTGTTGCGATGAGCCAGGTGCTGCTGCTGGATCAGGCGGCAGTGGGGATGGATACTCGGCTGACAGGGTTGGTGCGCGATGCGGCAGAGGCTTGTGGGTATGGCGGTGGTGCGCTGGTGAGCGGCGCGGGTCATGATGCAATGATCGTGGCTCCGCATGTGCCGGCGACGATGCTGTTTGTGCGGACGCCGGGTGGGGTGAGTCATCATCCAAGCGAAAGTGTGTCCGTTGAGGATGTGGATGCGGCACTGAAGACTACAGTGGAGTTCCTGCGTAGACTGAAGCCGGAGACGATCGAGAGGAACAATGCATAAGCTGGGCGAGACACGCAGCAAGCTGAGGCAGGACCATCTTTTGCAGACGCCGGATACGTTTGTTCGGGCGGCGCTGCCGGGGATGCAGGGTGGGGTGGGGATCGTGCATATCGCTCCCGCTGCAGGTGCGGGGTTTGCGCAGTACACGGCGGAGCTGGAGGCTGGTGGGCAGCTCGGAAATATCACGGCGCAGCGCTTTTTTTATGTGCTTACCGGGGCCGCGGAGATTGTGATCGATTCGGTTACATACTCTTTGCGCGCTGGGAGCTTCGCTTATCTGCCGCAGGGACAGGCCCATGACGTTACGGCGAGTGAGGCTGCGCGGCTTGCGGTGATCGAGAAGACCTACGTGCCTCTGGAAGGAGTCGAGAGCCCGAAGGCCTTTGTGGGGCATGAGTCTGAGTTGACCGCTATGGCTCTGGGTGGGGATGAGGATCTACGAGTGCGGGTGATGATCCCTGATGCGCCGTGGCATGACTTTGCGGTGAACACGATGACCTATCAGCCGGGTGCGGCTCTCTCCATGGTGGAGATTCATGTGATGGAGCACGGGCTGCTGATGCTGGAGGGTGGCGGGATCTACCGGCTGGGAGATGACTGGTATCCAGTGACAGCCGGTGATTTTATCTGGATGGCTCCGTACTGTCCGCAGTGGTTTGGGGCGCTGGGAAAGGTGCCGGCGAAGTATCTGATCTATAAGGATTGGAATCGGCATCCTCTGGCTGGAGGTGCGCGGTGAGCGCGCATGTGGATGGGGCGAGGGTGCAGCGGGAGTTGGAGGAGCTGGCTCGGTTCACGCACGTAGAGCCTTCAAGCGAAGGCACAGCGGTGACTCGGGTAGTGTTTACGGACGATGACCTTGCGGCTCGGACTTGGCTGATTGGGCTGGCTGAGGCTGAGGGGTTTGCGGTTCGGGTGGATGCGGTTGGAAACACGTTCATCAGGCTTGAGGGGGCTGATCCCTCGCTGGCTGCGGTCGCGACGGGATCGCATATCGACGCGATTCCCCATGCAGGAATGTACGACGGGACAGTCGGAGTGATCGGGGGTCTGGAGGCGCTGCGGGCGATCAAGACTTCCGGCGTGCAGCCGAAGCGGGCAGTCGAATTGATCCTCTTTACGTCTGAGGAGCCTACGCGATTTGGGATCGGGTGCCTTGGGTCTCGGCTGATGGCGGGGACGTTGAGTGACGTCAAGGCGGGTGGGCTGATCGATTTGACGGCGGCCAAAGGTGAGGCTGCGAAGACGCTGGATGAGGTGAGGACGGCTGCGGGGTTCACCGGAGCTCTTACTTCTACGCGGCTTTTACCCGGTCACTATGCCGAGTTTGTAGAGTTGCATATCGAGCAGGGGCCACTGCTGGAGCGGGATGGGCAGGATGTTGGGATTGTGACTTCGATTGCCGCGCCTGCGAGCTACCGGTTTGTGATCGAGGGGTTTGGCGGTCATGCGGGTGCGCTGCTGATGCCGGATCGGCGGGACGCACTGTGTGCGGCCTCCGAGGTGATCCTGGCTGTGGAGCGGAGTGCGCTCACCCTGGGGACGATCGATACCGTGGCTACAGTGGGGACGTGTGGGGTGTATCCGGGTGCGGTGAACTCGGTGCCGAGCAAGGTGGCACTGGAACTGGATCTGCGCGATACCGACCCAAGGCGGCGGGGGCGCGTGATGGATGCGATTCGAAGCGAGATCGCGGCGATTGAGACTAAGCGCGGAGTTAGGATCACGGAGACGCTGGTGAATGAGGATGTGCCGGCGGCTTGCGGAGAGCGGATCGTGGGGGCGATTTCAGGGGCAGCGGTCGCGGCTGGGATGTCAAGCCGCATGATGGTAAGCCGGGCTTATCACGACACGCTGTTCATGGCGCAGATCTGTCCGGTGGGCATGATCTTCATTCCGTGCCGGGGTGGGGTGAGTCATCGACCGGACGAGTTTGCGACGGTAGAGGGTATCTCGCACGGTACACAGTTACTTACTGAGGTACTTACGGTGTTGTCTTCGGAGTAAACTCATGGCATCAGCCGATGCCTATCCAGACGACCAACCCGACGAACGGCATGGTGCTCCGCAGCTTCGAGCCGCTGACGCAGGCTGCCATCTCCGGCAAGCTGGCGCTGGCGCAACTTGCGCTGCGTGAGGATCGCGGAGTTCCGCTGGACTACCGTGCGCTGTGGATGCGGAAGCTCGCAGGGATTCTGGAGCACGAGACAGAAGAGCTTGCGACGCTGCTGACGACAGAGATGGGCAAGACCATCGTGTCCGCGCGGCAGGAGATTCTCAAGTGCGCGGCGTGCTGCCGCTACTATGCCGAGAACGCGGAACGAATGCTGGCACCCGAGACGATTGAGACGGGCGGGAACGAGAGTTATGTCCGCTGGGAGCCAATGGGCGTCGTACTGGCGGTGATGCCGTGGAACTTCCCGTTCTGGCAGGTCTTCCGGTTTCTGGCACCGGCTCTGATGGCCGGGAATGTTGGGTTACTGAAACATGCTTCAAACGTGCCGCAGTGCGCGCTGGCGATCGAGTCGTTGGTGCGGCGCGCGGGGTTTCCGCGGGGCACGTTTCAGGCGTTGCTGATCGAGTCCGGTCAGGTTGAGGCGGTGCTGGGCGATGCTCGCGTGGCTGCTGTGACCGTCACCGGGTCCGAGGCTGCAGGTCGCGCGATTGCGGCGCAGGCAGGTTGGCTGGTCAAGAAGTCTGTGCTGGAGCTGGGCGGGTCTGACCCGTTCATCGTGATGCCGTCCGCAAACATGGAGGCGGCGATCAACGCGGGTGTGAAGGCTCGGACGATGAACAATGGGCAGTCGTGCATTGCTGCCAAGCGTTTTGTGATTCATGAAGCGGTGTACGAGGAATTCGAGATGCTGTTCTCCGCCGCCATGGAGACGCTGCGCGTCGGCGATCCGATGAAGGAAGATACCGAGGTTGGGCCGCTGGCAACCGAGCAGGGGCTGCTGGATATCGAAGCACAGGTTGCGGCGGCAGTGAAGGCCGGAGGCCGCATCACGACAGGCGGCGAACGCATGTTGGGTGCGGGCAATTTCTTTGAGCCCACGGTGATTGCGGATCTGCCACGGGCTGCAGCGGTGTATCGCGACGAGATCTTTGGGCCGGTGGCGATGCTGTTCCGGGCGAAGTCCCTGGATGAGGCGATTGAGATTGCGAACGACACACCGTTTGGGCTGGGGGCTTCCGTCTGGACCAAGGATGCAGACGAGCGCGGACGGTTTGTCGCGGAGCTGCAGTGCGGCGGCGTGTTTGTGAATACGCCGGTAGTCAGCGACGCGCGGCTTCCGTTTGGCGGCACGAAGCGGTCAGGGTATGGGCGTGAACTTTCCGTGGCGGGGATGCGGGAGTTCATGAATGCCAAGACGGTGGTGATCGCGGAGGCAGTTGAGCCTGTGCGCCGGGTGTACGAGCCGATTGCGGTGGAGAAGATTGCCGAAGAGAAGATCAGCGAAGAAAAGCTTGAGCAGCCGGAGATCGAAGAGCCGGAGATTGAGGACTCGGTGAGCTTTCGTGCCGTCCCAGTGATGGTGCAGGAGAAGGTCGAAGAGAAGGCTCTGTTCCGCTCGTTTACGCCTGAACCGACTGAGCATGACTTCAAGCAGATGCTGGAGAAGGCATTGGAGAATAAGACGCAGCAGGGTGTGCTGGTGCTGATGTTGTGTGCACTTCTGCTGCTGACCTGAGTCTTGCTGGAGAACAAAAAAAAGGTCCGAGGCTCGCATGAGCCTCGGACCTTTTGCTGTAGTTCGGTTAGAAGGTGAGGTTGGCCTGTAGGAAGAAGCGGCGCACTGCGGTTCCTGCCGAGCTTTGGCCACCCGCGAGGGTATTGAACTGGCCGAAGCGTGACGAGGTCAAGGTGCCGACCGGGTTGCCATATGGAATGACGTTGAAGAGGTTGAAGGCCTGAGCACCGAGGCTGAGGTTGTACTTGTGGCCGGTGTTTGAGGCACCGCCGAAGCCGCCGCCTGGGCCACCACCACCGGGGCCTCCGCGACCGCCGCCTCCACCGCCACGACCACCGCCGCCGCCGGGACGTCCGCCGCCAGGGCCACCAGGACCTCCTGGTCCACCCGGACCACCATTGTTTTGTGCAGCTGCCTTAGCGGCTGCAGCTTTATCCGTCAGAGGACCGAAGCCGAAGGTGCGTCCGATGCGGAGGTTGAAGGTGAACTGCGCGGGGCCGGTGCAGTAGTTGATCGGGATGGGGGTATAGACGCTTCCCTGCGATGGCGTAGAGAAGGAGTTGGCGTTGGAGCAGCTGGCCGAGTCCGCACCGGGTAGGAAGGCAGGACGGTCGTTGAAGTTGGAGTCTTTGTTGACGTCGGTTCCGGTGGTGATGTTGTACGGCTGCCCGCTCTGCGCGGTGATAAACGGCGAGAGAGCGATCTTGAAGGGCGCAGTGACGCTGCCGCCGACGAAGGCCTGATTCCGGTGGTTGAAGGAGGAGCGACCGTAGTCGGTTGTGGTGGCGTTCACGTTGGTCAGGAACGTATCCGCGCCGTTGGTGTTGCCGTTGGCGAAGCCGAGGACGTAGTAGCCAAAAAGAGAGACGCGCTTTGTATTGATGCGGGCGTTGAAAGCAAGCTGATTCTGTTTATAGATACCGCCCGAATCGTACTGGTAGTCATACGCGGTGGGCTGGACGTAGGCACGCGAGAGGAACTGATGTACGCCGCGGGTGTTGATGTAGTTGACCGAGACGGTGCCGATGCGGCCAAGCTGCTGATCGACGCCGATACCGGTCTGAAGGTTATACGAGCTGCGGAGGGTCGGGTTGGCGGTATAGACGGTGGTTAGACCGGCCGTGGTCGCTCCGGTTGTGCAACCCAGTGTCGCGCCGGTGCCGGTCGTTGTGCTTGGCTGGCAGGCTGCGCCCGGAGAGTTATAGGTGAGCTGGGTCTGGTTGAGACCGTTGAGACGGATGTTCGTGAGGGTATCGGCGAGTGCGAAGCGGTCGTAGAAAATTCCATAGCCGCCGCGCAGGACGGTCGGCGTGCCACCACCCTTATGCGGCAGTCCGTAGGAGACGGCGAAGCGCGGAGCGAAGTCATGGCCGCTGGCGATGTTGTTTTGGGCTTCCAATCGCATACCGTAACTGACGGTGAGGTTGGGGCGCGGCTTCCAGTCGTCTTCAACGTAAAGGCCGACGTCCGTGGTGCGGGTGCCGACGTTGAGATTGTTGATCTTGGTGATGTTGTACTGGCTGGCCAGTCCGCACTGGTAGGAGGAGTAATAGCCGCCATTGTTGACCGTATTGTTGGCTGGCAGACAAGGCGTCGTGGTGGCGACGCAGCCGCTCGGCTTGGCTCCAGTGGAGTCGCCGTAGACGCATGGGTCAAGGAGGTAGTTGTAGGTGAAGATGCCGTTGGTCCCGGCGGTGGAGGTCAGGACTTCACTGGTGGTGCGAAGGCGCCCGCCGAAGCGGATAAAGTTCTTGGCCAGGGCGACCGAGGTGTAGTTCTGAATCTCAATGTGCGTGCTTGTGCTGTTCGAGATGCCGGCTGCACTGCCGCCGCCGGTGAAGGTGCCCTGCACGGTGAGCGTGGGGAGGGTGGAGAGCGGGTTTTCGGTAGCCGTGGTGCGCTGATACTCGAAGCGAGTTTCGTTGACGATCTTCGCACTCAGGAGCTGGGTGTCGGAGATCTGGATGGTGTTTTCAGTGTTGCCGGAGCTGTAGGCAGTGGACGGCAAAGCGAGTCCGCTGTTGAGGCCCTGATTGTTGAGGGTATTGGTCTCATACTGATAGCGAGCGGTCAGGGTGTTCTTTTCACCGAGAGCGATATCCACGCGCGGGCTGATATCAGAACGCGACTGGGGAGCGGGGACGGCACGAGAAGACTGCGGGTAGCTGCCCTGGTTGGTGCAGGTGATGTCAAGCGGAGCGCAGAGTGTCGTCGACGTGGCCGAGTTGGCGAAGAAGCCCGTGGGGTTGATGAGGGTGTTGGTCTGGATGCTGCGGTGCGATCCAGAGAGGGTGAAGGACGAGTACTTGTTGATGGGACCGGTCAGCGAGCCGACGGTGAAGAGGGTGTAGTAGTTGGGCTGCTTGTTGGCGGTGCCGAGGAAAGGGCTGGAGGTATTGAGGACAGAGTCATTTCCCTGAACGGAGAGGTTGCCGTGGAACTTGTCGGTTCCCGGCTTGGTGAAGACCTCGATCCGGCCGTAGCCGACCTTGTCATACTGAGCTGAGAAGGGATTCTGGTTGATGCGGATTTCACGGATGGAGGACTTCGGCGGAAGCTGGCCGCCGGTGAAGCCGTCGATGTAAATCTGTCCGCCGTTGGGGCCGGCTGCGGGACCGGCGAGGGCGGTGAGTTCTGCCGATAGATCGTCGGGGTCGTCCGAGAGGGCGTCGAGGTCAGCGCCCTTGATGATCGTGGAACTGGCATTGGAGTCGGGATCGACCGAGACGGCATTGGGGTTGGCGGTGACGGTGACCTCCGTCTGCTGATTCTGAATGGCGAGCTTGGCATCGAGCGCAAGAGCCTGACCGGAGGAGACACGCACGCCCTGGCGGACATAGGTGGCGAAGCCGGGCATGGTAACGGTCAGCGAATAGCTGCCGGAGGGCACGCCGCGCAAGGCATAGGAGCCGTCGGAGCCAGTGGTCGTGGTGAAGGCTTTTCCGGCGGCCGGCGTCAAGGTGACAGTGGCACCGGGGATGACGGCTGCGTCAGGGTCTGCGATCGTTCCACGCACAGTGACCCCACCCGCGGCCGGAGCCGTCTGGGTGCTGGCTGCGGGAGCCTGGGCCAGAACAGCGGCTGGGCAGACCAGGGAGAGGGAGGACAGGACGATCAAAGCGGCGTTCAAAATGCGGCTTGAATGTCGACTGCGTCCGAGATTTTCAGATTGCAATGGGGCTGGTGAAGGCATAGTGACTCCTCGAATCTTTCAAAGACGATGCAAAGGTGAAGCAAACTTGGATTGAGCGGCTGACTACTGTGGTCCGCCGCCGGCTTCCGCTCCGCCGCCACCGAGACTCCAGGGGGAGAGGGTCGGAGCAGCGGCGCCGGGCGCGGAGAGAAGCTGTTCGACTCCGGAAAGCATGGTGATGGCGGTGGCTGACGATCCCGTCCGCGAGGCTACGATCAGAACAGCATCGCCTGCCTTGATCTCAGTGAGAGACTGAGCCGGCAGACGGCCGACCATTTGAGAAAGGTCCATTCCGGCACGGCGGCCTCCGCCTTCAGGCGAGGGCGTCGTACCAGCGGGAACGGCTGCGCCGGGAGCGTGGCTGCGCGCATAGGCTGCGGCGGCCTGCTCCGGGAGATGCTTGACGACGGAGTTCGGCGTGACGGTGACGACGACCGTCTTCTTGGTCGCGAGATCCTTAAGCGTCACCGTGCCCATCTTCTGATCGACGGCGGAGATGGCTCCGGCGAGGTTCTCAAAGCTGCCGGATACGATCTCTTCCGCAGTAATGGAGGAACCGTCCTCTGACTTTGCGCCCCGCACTCGGAGCTGATCCCCAGTGTGGATGTCAGAGAGAGTGCCGGGTTTGGCGTCTTCAAACTTCACGGAGTCGCCCGCATAGCGGCGATAGGTAGTGTTGGGGGTGACGTTGACGTTGAGGGTCTTGGCCCCGGCGGCTACGGTGATCGTTGAGGCGTCGATTGCGCGGACCAGACCGCCGGTGCCACGGCGCTGCCAGTCGGCGGACTGCGAGGCGTGGAGGCTGGCGATGTCCGTGGACTTCATGAGGATGACGCGGACGGCGACGATGCTGGTGGGTGCATCGCCAGCATGACCGCTGATGAGAATGCGGTCGCCAGGTGCGATATCCGTGAGGGTGATGGGTGCGGCGGACTTGAGGTCCGTGGAACCGGGAGCGAGTTGAAGAATCTTCGCGTTGTCAGCTGGGGTGACGGTGATCTCCGAGTTGGCCTCCGTGGTCACGGTAATGGATGTGCCAGAGATGGCCTTTACGGTACCGCGCTG is a window of Granulicella tundricola MP5ACTX9 DNA encoding:
- a CDS encoding NAD-dependent succinate-semialdehyde dehydrogenase; protein product: MPIQTTNPTNGMVLRSFEPLTQAAISGKLALAQLALREDRGVPLDYRALWMRKLAGILEHETEELATLLTTEMGKTIVSARQEILKCAACCRYYAENAERMLAPETIETGGNESYVRWEPMGVVLAVMPWNFPFWQVFRFLAPALMAGNVGLLKHASNVPQCALAIESLVRRAGFPRGTFQALLIESGQVEAVLGDARVAAVTVTGSEAAGRAIAAQAGWLVKKSVLELGGSDPFIVMPSANMEAAINAGVKARTMNNGQSCIAAKRFVIHEAVYEEFEMLFSAAMETLRVGDPMKEDTEVGPLATEQGLLDIEAQVAAAVKAGGRITTGGERMLGAGNFFEPTVIADLPRAAAVYRDEIFGPVAMLFRAKSLDEAIEIANDTPFGLGASVWTKDADERGRFVAELQCGGVFVNTPVVSDARLPFGGTKRSGYGRELSVAGMREFMNAKTVVIAEAVEPVRRVYEPIAVEKIAEEKISEEKLEQPEIEEPEIEDSVSFRAVPVMVQEKVEEKALFRSFTPEPTEHDFKQMLEKALENKTQQGVLVLMLCALLLLT
- the uraD gene encoding 2-oxo-4-hydroxy-4-carboxy-5-ureidoimidazoline decarboxylase, with product MLNGPAMNEILARWNEMDEVSAEAEVLPCNGSTAWAQGLAHGRPYADETAVYAASEKVWLGLTQDDWLAAFATHPRIGEKHAAASAKALAWSSSEQREAMAGEAYEAELLAEGNREYEAKFGRTFLICASGRSKREILEMLKARMSSTEEEEMNEAAEQQKQITRLRLQRWLRGE
- a CDS encoding allantoate amidohydrolase → MSAAAERVVARCRELALISDVPGETTRTFLSPAMHAANDLVAKWMREAGLAVSMDAVGNLRGVMGSGPRVVMASHLDTVVNAGAFDGPLGVMVAVAAVEELRAVALSFAVEVIAFSEEEGVRFSTPFLGSRAVVETLDEAALGLTDAGGVSVAQAIRGYGLEVERLSEARLAKEAFAYFEVHIEQGPVLEAEGRAVAAVTAIAGQTRLRVRFEGQANHAGTTPMRLRKDALATAAEWIGLVEAEGLKVEGLVATVGAIIAEPGLGNVVPGVVTASLDVRHAVDSVRVTAVAQLLGAADDVAARRGVAMSQVLLLDQAAVGMDTRLTGLVRDAAEACGYGGGALVSGAGHDAMIVAPHVPATMLFVRTPGGVSHHPSESVSVEDVDAALKTTVEFLRRLKPETIERNNA
- the allE gene encoding (S)-ureidoglycine aminohydrolase, translating into MHKLGETRSKLRQDHLLQTPDTFVRAALPGMQGGVGIVHIAPAAGAGFAQYTAELEAGGQLGNITAQRFFYVLTGAAEIVIDSVTYSLRAGSFAYLPQGQAHDVTASEAARLAVIEKTYVPLEGVESPKAFVGHESELTAMALGGDEDLRVRVMIPDAPWHDFAVNTMTYQPGAALSMVEIHVMEHGLLMLEGGGIYRLGDDWYPVTAGDFIWMAPYCPQWFGALGKVPAKYLIYKDWNRHPLAGGAR
- the allB gene encoding allantoinase AllB yields the protein MVQAHVSEAIVTAGGIKAGALLVEDGRIVGGCGIDEIPGDVMRVEHGKMALLPGLVDSHVHINEPGRGDWEGFETATQAAAAGGYTTLVDMPLNGLPETTNVPALEAKRAAAEGHCVVDWAAWGGCVADNQGELEGLAAAGVCGFKCFLVYPGCEGFTMVDQAQLEAALPAIARTGLPLLVHAELQGPIDEAAEGLKDKDWRSYSTYLASRPDEAEVAAVRMLIGLCRKYGFRLHIVHLATGLALEMLREAKAEGLPVTVETCPHYLYFSAERVPYGSTVHKCAPPIRSERNRELLWQGLRDGVIDLVATDHSPCPAEMKRMDVGRFDLAWGGIASLSVALPVMFTEAVRRGFGLGDVMRWMGTAPAKLAGLEDRVGSLGAGREATFVVFDMEAEWLIGVNDLYFRHKVSPYLGERVKGRVMETWVRGQRVFEYGAGFAEGRTGRELRLC
- a CDS encoding M20 family metallo-hydrolase → MSAHVDGARVQRELEELARFTHVEPSSEGTAVTRVVFTDDDLAARTWLIGLAEAEGFAVRVDAVGNTFIRLEGADPSLAAVATGSHIDAIPHAGMYDGTVGVIGGLEALRAIKTSGVQPKRAVELILFTSEEPTRFGIGCLGSRLMAGTLSDVKAGGLIDLTAAKGEAAKTLDEVRTAAGFTGALTSTRLLPGHYAEFVELHIEQGPLLERDGQDVGIVTSIAAPASYRFVIEGFGGHAGALLMPDRRDALCAASEVILAVERSALTLGTIDTVATVGTCGVYPGAVNSVPSKVALELDLRDTDPRRRGRVMDAIRSEIAAIETKRGVRITETLVNEDVPAACGERIVGAISGAAVAAGMSSRMMVSRAYHDTLFMAQICPVGMIFIPCRGGVSHRPDEFATVEGISHGTQLLTEVLTVLSSE
- the pucL gene encoding factor-independent urate hydroxylase, with the translated sequence MAELTDAKFEIVANRYGKSKVRLLKVTRAEGRSDVHEWTVQVLLRGDFETAHTVGDNSKIVTTDTMKNTVYSLARWSSATTMEEFAEELIEHLLRRNEQVSSVRVHIEAALWKRLTVDGKEHPDTFMRGSNEVQTATVEQARAGEKKFIAGFANLQLLKTANSAFSGFQRDELTTLPETRDRVFGTAVDAKWTYSGPVEFAAMRKAAREVMLKVFADHMSESVQHTLYAMADAALEAVAEITEIELAMPNKHCLLVDLSKFGQDNPNQIFVPTDEPHGYIEARVRRK
- the uraH gene encoding hydroxyisourate hydrolase, giving the protein MGISTHILDTAVGRPASGVAVGLSLLEGEEWRTLRTETTDADGRCKAMLAEGEALTVGVYRLRFATATYYEAQGLSGLYPFVEIAFEVRDAGQHFHIPLLLTANGYTTYRGS